The Paraburkholderia fungorum genome window below encodes:
- a CDS encoding catalase family protein, with product MNTASAIHALPFDPTYEQIPEDEAETTRQLVEAMHSILEITSQDYQHGVRSVHAKSHGLLDGELSVLADLPPELSQGVFARPGTHKVVMRLSTNPGDILDDSVSTPRGLALKIADVEGARLPGSEAETTQDFVMINAPAFTAATPKDFLSSLKLLAKTTDRAPTGKKVLSAVLRGAEKVVEAVGGESGTLKSLGGHPETHILGENFFTAVPFLYGKYFAKLSVVPVSEELTALTDAPLDVNGHPNALRDAVNEFFATRGGEWEVRVQLATDIGKMPIEDASVKWPEDESPYIAVARIRVPAQPAWTEARSAAIDDGLSFSPWHGIAEHRPLGGVMRSRKPAYEMSAEFRGRFNGCPIHG from the coding sequence ATGAATACCGCGTCTGCCATCCACGCGCTGCCGTTTGATCCGACGTATGAACAAATACCCGAAGATGAAGCGGAAACGACTCGCCAACTTGTCGAGGCGATGCACAGTATTCTGGAAATCACCTCGCAGGATTACCAGCATGGCGTCCGTAGCGTGCACGCGAAGAGTCACGGTCTGCTCGACGGGGAACTGAGCGTTCTTGCCGACCTGCCGCCGGAACTCAGCCAAGGCGTTTTCGCACGCCCGGGCACTCACAAAGTCGTGATGCGCCTGTCGACTAATCCCGGCGACATCCTGGACGATAGCGTTTCAACGCCGCGTGGACTGGCGCTCAAGATTGCCGATGTAGAGGGCGCGCGCCTGCCAGGCAGCGAAGCGGAAACCACCCAGGACTTTGTGATGATCAACGCGCCGGCATTTACGGCGGCGACGCCCAAGGACTTTCTTTCGAGTTTGAAACTACTGGCCAAAACAACCGACCGTGCGCCGACCGGTAAGAAAGTGCTGTCGGCTGTATTGCGTGGTGCGGAGAAAGTGGTCGAGGCGGTCGGTGGCGAGAGCGGCACGCTCAAAAGTCTGGGCGGACATCCGGAAACACATATCCTCGGCGAGAATTTTTTCACGGCCGTCCCGTTTCTCTATGGCAAGTATTTTGCCAAGCTAAGCGTCGTGCCGGTCTCCGAAGAACTTACCGCTTTGACTGACGCACCACTTGATGTCAATGGTCACCCGAACGCGCTGCGCGATGCGGTGAACGAATTTTTCGCCACGCGCGGCGGCGAATGGGAGGTCCGTGTGCAACTCGCGACCGATATCGGCAAGATGCCGATCGAGGACGCTTCGGTTAAATGGCCGGAGGACGAAAGCCCTTATATTGCAGTCGCGCGTATTCGGGTACCGGCGCAACCTGCATGGACAGAGGCTCGGTCTGCCGCCATTGACGACGGTTTGTCGTTCAGTCCGTGGCATGGCATTGCGGAACACCGACCGCTTGGAGGTGTGATGCGCTCACGCAAGCCGGCCTATGAAATGTCGGCGGAATTTCGGGGGCGCTTCAATGGG